From Pseudomonas sp. stari2:
CAGACCGCCGAGCATGATGACGCCGGGCAGCGTCCAGCCGGGAAACGGTACGCTGCGTTCGTGACAACCGGCGGCCAGCACCAGTTGCGGGTAGCTGATTTCGTGCAGGCGCTCATCGCCATCGAGCACCACCAGCGAGCGGGTGCCTTCGGCGCCGACTACCCGGTGATGCAGACGCACGTCGATCAGCCCGGCCTGCTCCTGAAAGTCGCCGTGCAGTTTGCTCAATGCCTCCGAGTAACGTGGCCCCAGATAATCCAGCTGCACGCCGTCACGCAGCGGCCCGCGATAGACCACGCCGCCAAGACGCGACGCCTCTTCAAGCAAGGTGCTGCGCACACCATGGCGCGCCAGTTCGATGGCCGCCGCCATGGCCGCCGGGCCGCCGCCGACAATAACCGGATGCTGACTCATGGCGCCTCCTGTCCGTGAATGCGGTTGACTTGGGTTTCGACCTGCATGCCGTCACGTACCACGGTCTGGCAGGCGCGGCGCTTGTGCCGGCCGTTGATTTTCACCAGGCAGCACTGGCACACGCCCATGCCGCAATAGGCACCGCTGATCTGGTTGTGATCGTTGCGTGCGACCTGGCGCACGCCGAGGGACTGAATGACGCTGAGCACGGTTTCGCCGATGGCGGCAGTGACCGGCTGGCCGTTGATGTGGACAGTCATATCCGCCTGCGTCAAAGGCTGGATATCGAAGGTTCTTTCTAGGCAGTGCATTGCAATGATCATCCGTGAAAAGTTCAGGTGAGGTTGAAACAGCTCCTTGCTGCACTACACCTCGCCGGCACGTGGGGGTTGTCTCTCTATCGGGCCGGCAGGTTGGTTCCGCTCGCGCAGCAACGTGCGCGCAAGCAATGTAGTCGATCCAGCGGCAAGGGCCTGGAAATTTCACGGTAGGGGATATCGCACCGAGGAATATTGATCCAGGCCATGGAAATGACTGTACGGTTCTGTGCCGATCAGTTGGAGAAGACGAACTGCCCTTTGATCTTTTTCGAGCCGATGAAACCGAGGTCGGGGAACAGCTTGGTTTTCAGCCACGCGACATAAAACACCAGGGCCAGGGTGAGGCCTGCGCTGACCAGCGTGGCCACCGGATCTTCGGCGTAGTCCTTGAACAGACGTGGAAACTGGCTGAGCGAGAGGATCACGAAAACGGTGTAGGTCTGCGCGGAGTACTTGTAAAAACCCCACGCAAACAGCAGAGGGATAGCGCCCCCGATCAGCGTAAGCACCAGAGCCAACCCGAGACTGGAGTTCCAGCCCAGGGCAAATCCGATCAGGGCACCGATCAACGCCTGAATGCCGAATAAAACAATCAGAATCGTGACCTTGCGCGCATGCTGGCGTTGCAGTGCCGGGTCAATGCGCGAACCGATCCAGTAAGCCAACACTCGATCCTTGACCGCCCCACCCGACAACGCCTTGAAGGTTTCGGTCTTCGAACGACCGGCATCCAGCATTTCATCCAGTTGTCGCTTGGTTTCCTTCTTGTCCAACGTCTTCATCCTTAAACAGAAATTGAAGCGGCCGATCCGCTTCCGGCGTCGATTCTGGCTGCTGGCTCTCTGGAAAGCAAAAAGCCGCTTCAACCCGAAGGTGGAAGCGGCCGAGGCAAAAGCCCCAGAGGGATCAGTGCACGAACAGGGCGATCAGGATGATGATCGGGATTGGCACGCCGAGGAAAAACAGCAGTAATGAGCGCATGGTGATGCTCCTTGATTAGCGGACTGGGGGCACAGTGGTCGTGGTGTAGGTTTCGACTTCGACGTACTCGACCGCATCCCGGCGGCGACCGCCGAAGGTGGCCGACAGGCTGGCGAAGAACGCACCGGCCAGCAGTGCGATGAACATCCACAGCGAGGTCCAGGCAGCGACTTTGGCGGCGGTGTCAGCGGCTTGCTGTGCTTTGATCTTGGCGTCGGCAATGGCTTTTTGCGTACGGGCGTAGATTTCATCGACGCGACGTTCGGCATCTGC
This genomic window contains:
- the hcnA gene encoding cyanide-forming glycine dehydrogenase subunit HcnA — its product is MHCLERTFDIQPLTQADMTVHINGQPVTAAIGETVLSVIQSLGVRQVARNDHNQISGAYCGMGVCQCCLVKINGRHKRRACQTVVRDGMQVETQVNRIHGQEAP